A stretch of the Sorghum bicolor cultivar BTx623 unplaced genomic scaffold, Sorghum_bicolor_NCBIv3 super_18, whole genome shotgun sequence genome encodes the following:
- the LOC110431491 gene encoding uncharacterized protein LOC110431491, with product MAGRGDGAAVSVEEFQELRTQMNDLVQQLQTLQLNIPHREPPPNEDDDIDEEDEPPRRPAGRGRGGRGHGLLNFGRARHIPVRGGRDYDGDDDMLSDMDDHRHGGHRGYRDRHRRLDDDGLSKVKVSIPKFNGKESADDYFEWETKVEQIFDLYPYPPVKKAKLAAIEFSGYAITWWNQLKRLVQGTRTVDEYFQELEMCLLRTGITEDEESTMARFLVGLNKPIADKVDTTNYTCLTELVHFAKRAERQLAGSYKDRASFSAHNSATSWRQSQQHGSGVHTPTSRATSSKHFDSKGKAVSSTQSSSSATAAPRHTSKIECFKCGGHGHKQAECPNRRTIIALANGSYDSQSEEEDEFHNVFADHTLDTCEYSAEDGTFELGLNCLAIQRILTFTPSDMIEDVISPYSNEITSADFDELLADFPDLEPSKMNRSSPYLVVRRVLSTQFVAAEQGQRHNLFQSRCKVKGQVCRFIIDGGSCNNIVSALLVEKLGLPTRRHPHPYHMQWLNNSGTVKVSSMFDVDSVHFGRSNKYTFIHNDKKVVLVPLSPEEIYASDVARMKKEESDKRKLSEAANTSKGETSNQSSHIKPLSTTKQHHQNECLFVSRSDLREVRNTTAPFFVLLHKEVLLSTNDLPSSLPSAVLDLLQDFEDVFPDEVPAGLPPLRGIEHQIDLVPGASLPNRPAYRANPEETKEIQRQVKELLDKGYVRESLSPCAVPVLLVPKKDGSWRMCVDCRAINAITVRYRHPIPRLDDMLDELSGSTIFTKIDLRSGYHQIRMKIGDEWKTAFTTKFGLYEWLVMPFGLTNAPSTFMRLMNHVLRAFIGKFVVVYFDDILIYSKSFDEHLDHIHQVLAVLREEKLYANIAKCTFCTDRVVFLGFVVTADGIQVDEEKVKAIKDWPTPTNVSQKDVPFKWGDDQEQAFVELKRKLCEAPLLQLPNFGKTFEIECDASGIGIGGALLQEGKPIAYFSEKLNGPHLNYSVYDKELYALVRVLEVWQHYLLPKEFVIHSDHEALKYLKSQGKLNRRHAKWIEFIETFPYVVKHKRVLLQEAHAGGLAGHSTTNFCPFEIVYGFKPHTPMDLLPLPLQEQVNLDAAKRSYLIKKLHDETRRNIEKKSAQYAKQANKGKKKVTFQPGDLVWLHLRKDRFPQQRKSKLSPRGDGPFKVLKKINDNAYKIELPPEYSNLRTTPSQEGEADEDIPSIHSSSNETPLDISGPITRSDDRMPAFKQGRPAPKIGDSDRCSVYVSLAPGMDHPSGVDPPADNVARCLQYTSSEEDQSQPTPTTEDRVAGKRPMAMEPSPTEAMPAETSQAPKHRRLVRIADDKDEEDEAAPYLVRRPRSRPDVAPIDADVDPSNIGGLRTTEPTVADKDAAEQTTHERPVEQPAVVSVAGTTEEDPARDRAGASTPTRGDEMERTPPPSSVAEEGDKVATPPPAEEERAPTPVLVEASTPEGCPSRGKGPMIPVTMAGGSREGAEGQAASDDEVEEIQGHPHDGRQHVYVWHQRGDHWAGHEELAETEEATRVECAAKRLVDEVKFSFPLVYTDCLLGFLENSVIVLKVNTKKHLDELVKERDS from the exons ATGGCAGGACGTGGAGATGGTGCCGCTGTTTCGGTGGAGGAATTTCAGGAGTTGCGTACACAAATGAATGATTTGGTGCAGCAGCTCCAAACTCTCCAATTGAACATACCACATCGAGAACCGCCACCAAATGAGGATGATGATATTGACGAGGAGGATGAGCCACCGCGTCGTCCCGCTGGTCGTGGACGTGGCGGGCGTGGTCATGGTCTTCTTAATTTTGGTCGTGCTCGGCACATTCCTGTTCGAGGTGGACGAGattatgatggtgatgatgatatgTTGTCTGACATGGATGATCATCGCCATGGTGGCCATCGTGGTTATCGTGACCGCCACCGTCgccttgatgatgatggtttaAGCAAAGTGAAAGTGTCTATTCCAAAATTTAATGGAAAAGAAAGTGCTGATGATTATTTTGAGTGGGAGACTAAGGTTGAACAGATCTTTGATTTGTATCCTTATCCTCCTGTCAAGAAAGCAAAGCTTGCTGCAATTGAGTTTTCAGGCTATGcaatcacttggtggaatcaa CTAAAACGTCTTGTGCAAGGTACTCGTACTGTTGATGAATATTTTCAAGAATTGGAAATGTGTTTACTTCGTACAGGGATAACTGAAGATGAGGAATCCACAATGGCTCGATTTCTGGTTGGCCTCAATAAGCCCATTGCTGATAAAGTGGATACGACAAACTACACATGTCTCACTGAGTTGGTACATTTTGCAAAAAGGGCAGAACGACAACTTGCTGGATCTTATAAAGATCGTGCTTCATTTTCAGCTCATAATAGTGCTACTTCATGGCGCCAGTCACAGCAGCACGGGTCAGGGGTGCACACACCTACATCTCGTGCAACTTCTTCCAAACATTTTGATTCCAAAGGCAAAGCTGTAAGCTCTACTCAGTCCAGCTCCTCTGCTACTGCAGCCCCAAGGCATACAAGCAAGATTGAGTGTTTTAAGTGTGGTGGTCATGGGCATAAGCAAGCTGAATGTCCCAATCGTCGTACGATTATTGCCCTTGCTAATGGTTCATATGATTCACAAAGtgaagaggaggacgagtttCACAATGTCTTTGCAGATCATACTCTTGACACTTGTGAGTATTCAGCTGAGGATGGTACTTTTGAGCTAGGTCTGAATTGTTTAGCTATTCAACGTATTCTAACTTTTACTCCCAGTGACATGATAGAAGATGTTATTTCTCCATATTCTAATGAGATTACTAGTGCTGATTTTGATGAGTTGCTTGCTGATTTTCCTGATTTGGAGCCTTCTAAAATGAATAGATCGTCTCCTTATTTGGTGGTTAGAAGAGTTCTTTCCACTCAGTTTGTTGCTGCTGAACAAGGACAACGTCATAATTTGTTTCAGTCCCGATGCAAAGTGAAAGGTCAAGTGTGTCGTTTCATCATAGATGGTGGGAGCTGCAATAATATTGTTAGTGCCTTGCTTGTTGAGAAGCTTGGCCTACCAACACGCCGCCATCCACACCCTTACCATATGCAGTGGCTGAATAATTCAGGGACAGTGAAGGTCTCATCCATG TTTGATGTGGATTCGGTGCACTTTGGGCGGTCTAACAAGTATACTTTCATCCACAacgacaagaaggtggttcttgTTCCATTATCTCCAGAAGAGATCTATGCTTCAGATGTGGCTCGCATGAAAAAAGAAGAATCTGACAAAAGAAAATTGAGTGAGGCTGCCAACACTAGTAAGGGAGAGACTTCTAACCAATCTAGCCACATAAAGCCTCTTTCCACTACAAAACAACACCACCAAAATGAGTGCTTATTTGTGAGCAGGAGTGAtttgagagaagtgaggaacaccACAGCCCCATTCTTTGTGCTCTTGCACAAGGAGGTCCTACTTTCAACTAACGATTTACCTTCATCGCTGCCTAGTGCTGTTCTTGATCTCTTACAGGACTTTgaagatgtttttcctgatgaggTACCAGCTGGCCTTCCTCCACTCCGTGGTattgagcatcaaatcgatTTGGTACCTGGAGCTTCTCTTCCCAATCGTCCAGCCTACCGTGCTAATCCTGAAGAAACCAAAGAAATTCAGCGACAGGTAAAAGAGCTTTTGGACAAAGGGTATGTTCGTGAATCTTTAtcaccttgtgctgttccagtactTTTGgtccctaagaaagatggatctTGGCGCATGTGTGTCGATTGTCGTGCCATTAATGCTATAACTGTACGATATCGCCATCCCATTCCTAGGCTTGATGACATGTTAGATGAATTGAGCGGCTCAACTATTTTCACCAAGATTGATTTACGCAGTGGCTATCACCAAATTCGCATGAAAATTGGTGATGAATGGAAGACAGCATTTACAACCAAATTTGGCTTGTATGAATGGCTTGTGATGCCCTTTggcttgacaaatgctccttcaacttttatgcgcttaatgaatcatgttttacgagctttcattggcaagtttgtagttgtttattttgatgatattctgatCTATAGCAAATCATttgatgaacatcttgatcatatCCATCAAGTACTTGCTGTTTTGAGGGAAGAGAAATTGTATGCCAACATTGCtaagtgcacattttgcacagatcgtgttgtttttcttggttttgttgtgaCTGCAGATGGCATCCAGGTTGATGAAGAGAAGGTTAAGGCAATAAAGGATTGGCCTACTCCTACAAATGTGAGCC AGAAGGATGTTCCATTCAAATGGGGGGATGACCAAGAGCAAGCCTTTGTAGAGTTAAAAAGAAAGCTTTGTGAAGCACCACTGCTGCAGCTACCTAACTTCGGTAAGACTTTTGagattgaatgtgatgcaagtggtaTTGGCATTGGAGGTGCGCTACTTCAAGAAGGTAAACCTATTgcctacttttctgaaaagttaaATGGTCCACATCTGAATTATTCTGTCTATGATAAAGAGCTTTATGCCTTAGTTCGAGTTTTGGAAgtttggcaacattatttgttacctaaagaatttgtcatccattctgatcatgaagctttgaaatatttaaaaagtcaaggcaaactgaatcgtagacatGCTAAATGGATCGAGTTCATAGAAACATTTCCGTATGTTGTTAAACATAAGCGTG TTCTTTTACAGGAAGCACATGCTGGTGGCTTAGCTGGTC ATTCCACAACAAATTTTTGTCCATTTGAAATTGTTTATGGTTTTAAGCCACATACTCCCATGGATCTTTTGCCTTTACCATTACAGGAACAAGTTAACTTGGATGCAGCGAAGAGATCCTACTTGATCAAGAAGCTACATGATGAGACAAGAAGAAATATTGAGAAGAAATCAGCACAATATGCAAAGCAAGCGAACAAAGGTAAGAAGAAGGTTACATTTCAGCCCGGTGACCTCGTGTGGTTGCATCTACGCAAGGATCGATTTCCCCAACAACGTAAGAGTAAGTTATCACCTAGAGGTGATGGTCCATTCAAGGTTCTAAAAAAGATAAATGATAATGCATACAAAATTGAGCTGCCACCTGAATATTCCAAT TTGAGGACGACTCCTTCTCAAGAGGGGGaggctgatgaggacatccctagcattcattcatcttcaaatgaaactccacttgatataagtggtccaattacaagaag TGATGACCGGATGCCTGCTTTTAAGCAAggccgaccagctcctaag ATAGGAGATAGTGACCGGTGCTCGGTGTACGTGTCGCTGGCACCCGGTATGGACCATCCTTCAGGGGTGGACCCACCGGCAGACAATGTTGCTCGGTGTCtccaatacaccagcagcgaagAAGACCAGAGCCAACCAACACCGACCACTGAAGatagggtggcggggaaaaggccaatggctATGGAGCCATCCCCCACGGAGGCAATGCCGGCGGAGACCAGCCAGGCCCCGAAGCATCGCCGGCTCGTGAGGATCGCCGACGACAAGGACGAAGAGGACGAGGCTGCTCCATATTTGGTTCGAAGACCACGCAGCCGCCCTGACGTCGCGCCGATCGACGCTG ATGTTGATCCAAGCAACATAGGCGGCTTGAGAACAACCGAGCCGACCGTTGCTGACAAGGATGCCGCTGAGCAGACTACTCATGAGCGGCCCGTGGAGCAGCCCGCGGTTGTGTCCGTGGCAGGGACCACCGAGGAGGACCCGGCTCGAGATAGGGCTGGGGCGAGTACCCCGACAAGGGGTGATGAGATGGAGAGGACGCCTCCCCCGAGTAGCGTTGCGGAGGAGGGAGACAAGGTCGCGACCCCCCCTCCTGCTGAAGAAGAGAGGGCCCCGACTCCAGTCCTAGTAGAAGCTTCCACACCAGAGGGCTGCCCTAGCCGAGGTAAGGGTCCGATGATACCCGTTACTATGGCTGGGGGTAGCAGGGAGGGCGCCGAGGGCCAAGCGGCCTCTGAtgatgaagtggaggagatccaggggcATCCCCACGATGGTCGCCAACATGTTTACGTGTGGCACCAGCGTGGGGACCACTGGGCTGGCCAcgaagagctcgccgagaccgaggaggcgacGAGGGTAGAGTGCGCTGCTAAGCGGCTCGTTGATGAAGTAAAG TTTTCTTTTCCTCTTGTTTATACTGATTGTTTGCTTGGTTTTCTTGAAAACTCTGTCATAGTGCTTAAAGTCAACACTAAAAAGCACCtcgatgagctggtcaaggaacgGGACTCCTAG